From a single Pseudophryne corroboree isolate aPseCor3 chromosome 6, aPseCor3.hap2, whole genome shotgun sequence genomic region:
- the LOC134935689 gene encoding myb-related transcription factor, partner of profilin-like, producing the protein MSKDKQTRSAPSPTPSDLSLHSNEEWEPTQEAYTTDQACSDQPRSSRAHEKSKKKPSRKARSQPEEQSEEEASGEDAGQKKVRGPRYTEAENCTLVDCVDRSYDALYGSKAQTTSARAKRIIWESIANQVTAISGNRRSTRNCLKRYSDCRRQTKKKMGIQRRHETATGGGPALNLKWLPWENVIRRRMNPAMVEGVRGGVDSSRPAGFPQEEEPPRRRKKAGDQPSKRRSDDRPAQRTSPAHRTSPAHGPSPVQQASAAARGPSTAPQASRAHRSSPVRHSSSSRSLSPVHQTTSAHRLSPVRQTPSATTPQDGRQTTAPARRPSPDRRPSRSSGTVTEEPQDTTLVDPSPDLFESTGLTDETFLGFEDSRADVSSQTLEKSSETRTSGAPGAAASQDGEVVPRTSSGLASGIGSYFRPDLLLQESSEDDEVEVQEAPVTTSLRE; encoded by the exons atgtcaaaggacaagcagacccgatccgccccttcccccaccccctcggatctatcccttcatagcaacgaggagtgggagccaacccaggaggcgtatacgaccgaccaggcatgtagtgaccagccgcggtcgtcaagggcccatgagaagtccaagaaaaagcctagtagaaag gcaagaagccagccagaggagcagtcggaggaggaagcctctggtgaagatgcaggacagaaaaaggtgcgtggacccagatacactgaggcggaaaactgtaccttagtggattgcgtcgacaggtcctacgacgcttTGTATGGATCAAAGGCACAGACAACATCAGCTAGGGCTAAGCGAATCATCTGGGAATCCATTGCCAATCAAGTCACTgcaatatctggaaaccgccggagcaccagaaattgcttgaagcggtacagtgattgccgcagacagaccaagaagaagatggggattcagcgccgacatgagacagctacgggaggtggcccggctctcaatctgaagtggctaccctgggagaacgttattagaaggcgcatgaaccctgccatggtcgaaggagttcgcggaggtgtggactccagccgtcctgctggctttccccaggaggaagaaccgcccagaagacggaagaaggcgggagaccagccgtccaaaaggaggtctgatg acaggcctgcccagaggacatcacctgcgcacaggacatcgccagcgcacggaccgtcacctgtgcagcaggcatcggcagcagcgcgcggaccatcaactgcgccgcaagcatcgcgagcacacagatcgtcacctgtgcgccacagttcgtcatcgcgcagtttgtcacctgtgcaccagacgacgtcagcgcacagactatcacctgtgcgccagacaccgtcggcgaccacaccacaagatgggcgccaaactacagctcctgcgcgcaggccatcaccagatcgtcgtccctccaggagctctgggactgtgactgaagagcctcaagacactacccttgtggacccatcacccgatctgtttgagtctacagggttaacagacgaaacttttcttgggtttgaggacagccgtgcagacgtatccagccagacccttgaaaagtcttctgaaacgaggacaagtggagctcctggagcagcggcatcacaggatggagaag tggtgccacgaaccagcagcggactagcttcggggattggttcctacttcaggccggatctcctcctacaggagtcgtcagaggatgacgaggtggaagtgcaggaggctccagttactacatccctgcgtgagtaa